A region of the Corynebacterium falsenii genome:
AAGGCCAGAACGATAAGCGTGTAGTTCACCATCTCGCGGCCGGTGGGCCAGATGACCTTGCCGATTTCGGAGAAGACACCGCGGAAAAAGTCGAAGATCGCGGTGAAGGGGTTACGGCGGGTCTTCACGACCTCAGGTGCCTTGGAGCGACTGGTGGCAGCGGCGGTGGTGGCCTGGCCAGCCACCTGGCGCTTTCCGGACGGGCGCAGTGCGCCGCCGTCGCCGGGGGTACCGGCGGCCGGAGACTTGGTGCTCTCGTCGCTCACTATAAGCTCCTCAAGGGTTTCCTGCTTAGGACGATCATTCGTGGTGAAGATCTTTGCAGGGGCGACAGGACTTGAACCTGCAACCTGCGGTTTTGGAGACCGCTGCTCTGCCAATTGAGCCACGCCCCTAATCAACGTGTTGTGCTGGTGCCGGAGAACTCTCGCGGACGTTCACACAACGCATTGCTTCGGTGTTACAAGTCATTGATGATAGCACGCGGCTTCATCCGAGCTGACTAGCAACAGGGGTGAACACTACCAGCGTTTGTTTACGCAACGCAAAAGCCACAGGAAAAGCCACAGCAAGAGCCCGAGCCCAGCTGCAGGAAAACACAAGAAAGCACCAGAAAGCACAGCTACGGCAGCAAAGAACCCCGCCCCAGTGTTCCGTATCGAAACTCCGGGGCGGGGTTGGTGGTAGCGGTGGAGGGACTCGATCCCTCGACCTCACGATTATGAGTCGTGCGCTCTAACCAGCTGAGCTACACCGCCACGTGTCAGCTTCTCACGGACCGACCACGGTCTGTGGAATCACGTCTCGCGACGGCCGTAAAAATTGACAGAGCCCCCTGACGGAATCGAACCGTCGACCTTTTCCTTACCATGGAAACGCTCTGCCGACTGAGCTAAGGGGGCAATCGCTTCTACTGCGCTTCTGGGCGCATGCCCGTTGCTGTTGAAGCCTGATGTAGCTTAACCAGCCCACTGCACATTCCACAAATCAGCAGCGTAATGGCAGTTTCGGCGGGGGTACATGGCACTTGTGAGCGGTCGGTACATTCACCCTGTCCTGCACCCACCCGACTCACCCGCCCGACTCATCCAGTCACTCAACTCCAGTAACCGCCCCATAAGGCCAGTGAGCACCAGCAACGACAAAACCCTGGCCGGCGCGATCCGACGATCACGCCAACCAGGGCTGGAAAGTGTGCCAGATGATGGATTCGAACCAACGAAGGCA
Encoded here:
- the secE gene encoding preprotein translocase subunit SecE; translated protein: MSDESTKSPAAGTPGDGGALRPSGKRQVAGQATTAAATSRSKAPEVVKTRRNPFTAIFDFFRGVFSEIGKVIWPTGREMVNYTLIVLAFLIFMIALIAGVDWVATFLLQKILA